GGATCATATCACGGCGAGAAGATCTTCTGCCATTTCATCCGCCTCCGTATGAGATTGTCATCTATCCTGCCCCGCGTTTGCATTTTTTTCTTGACAGAAAAATCAAGAACTGATATTGCGCATACGTTTCAATTAAGGAATACCTTCCTGGATGTAATCCAAGATAGAATACAAGAATTTCCTTTTGACATGCCGACACGATTTTTGTGTTGTGATATCTGGGGACTAAGGAGTGATCATGAAACAAAGGGGTGGCGCTTACGACCCGTTCGACTGCAAACACTACCCGGAGGCCGATGTGGTCATGAGGCCAGGCATGCCTCTCGCTATGGCCTGCACTGGTGAAAAAGCGCGTATCGTAATGCTCGCAGGCGGCAGGGGGATGCACCAGAGGCTGACCAGCATGGGCTTGGGTGTGGGATCGGAGATCGAGATAATCAGAAGGGGGTCCCCGGGGCCTTTTCTGATAGCGACCGGCAATACGCGTCTTGCTATAGGGGCGGCTATGGCCCATAAGATCATGGTTATTCCAATGGAAAGGGAAATCGAATGACCATGGATAAAATAAGGCCAGGCCACGGGTTGTTAATGACCGCTTTTTCTCTTTCTTGCAGGATGGTCTCCGGACACTGAAAGTACTCCAAGAAAAGAAAGGCCAAAAAGTGCCTGATATTCGGGAAATCACCTGGGTGTCAGAGACGGGTTCTACCAATGACCTTGCCAGAGAGAATTTTCAAAAAAGAGGGATTCTGTGGCGCTGTTTTGTTGCCGGCTCCCAGACCAGGGGCAGGGGTAGGAAAGGCCGGAACTGGATTTCTCCTCCCGGCACCGGCCTGTATCTGTCGATTGCTGTGCCAAGGCCCGGAATTCTGGAGGCCTGGCTCCCTCTAACCTGCGCCATTGCCTCATCGGCCGCCATACAATCCATTCTCACCAGGTCCCGCTGTGCCAGGCCGCCTTCTATTAAAATAAAATGGCCCAACGACCTGTATATTGAAAATGGAAAGTTGGCAGGTATGCTTTGCGAACTGGCAGACGGATCCGAAAGTCCTGCCTGGATAATCGGAATAGGCATAAACATTTGCACTCCGAAAAATGCCTTCCCGGAACATCTCAGGGAAAAGGCGTGTTCCATATCAAGCGCTACGGGTTGCCGGGTCTCCCGAGACTCCCTGCTTGAAGAACTGCTCGTTCATCTCTCTTTCTGGCTGGGAAAGATATATGAAGGCAATGTCTCGGCTATTTTGAATTTTATTGAAAAAACAGAAATAATGGGCATAATTCAGGGATCAGAAACCGGGCGGATCTCCAGCCACAGGCCCGCACAGCCTGACACAGGCGACCAGATCGCTGAATCAAGGATAATACCGCAGATGCAGACAGATATCCGCAGGCTACAATCGTCAAATCGTCAAATCGTCAAATCGTCAAATCGTCAAATCGTCAAATCGTCAAATCCGCTGGGTATCACCATGGGCTGTCCGGCGGGAATCGGTCCTGAAATCATTATAAAGGCATTCGCTGCCAATCCTGAATGGCTGCTTTCACCTCCGGCAGTGGTCATAGGGGACATGAATATACTTAAAAAGGCATCAAGGGCGCTTGATATCGACATTCCCCTTAAGTCCTGGGTGCCTGGAGATCCCATTTCCGGCAGTGCGATACATGTGATTACACGGACAGACCTTAATGCCGAGGATATCCTTTGGGGAAAGCCGAACCCA
Above is a genomic segment from Deltaproteobacteria bacterium containing:
- a CDS encoding ferrous iron transport protein A; translation: MKQRGGAYDPFDCKHYPEADVVMRPGMPLAMACTGEKARIVMLAGGRGMHQRLTSMGLGVGSEIEIIRRGSPGPFLIATGNTRLAIGAAMAHKIMVIPMEREIE